One part of the Tenacibaculum sp. 190130A14a genome encodes these proteins:
- a CDS encoding GTP cyclohydrolase yields the protein MIHVKEIQNKKEMKLFVTFPFSIYKNNSSWVPPIIKDELETFDQSSNPVFEHATARFFIAYKNDKIAGRIAAIINTYEVNQQSIKKMRFGWYDTIDDLEVSRALIEKVKEIGFQNELEYIEGPVGFNNLDKTGVLTDGFDHIGTMITWYHNPYQHKHLEQLGFIKEKEYLENKFSFVNVDFEKYHKASTIIKKRYQLTALNFSKTKDIMPYVDEMFDLFSKTYSKLSTYVPISQNQIEYFKKKYISFINPEYIKFVLNKEGKLVAFAIVMPSFSKALQKANGKLFPFGIFHLLKARKHAKDVTFYLIGVHPEYQNKGVVATIFEEFHKTFTKKGIINCIRTPELENNTAIHQIWKNFDPTTHKRRRTYKLDL from the coding sequence ATGATTCATGTAAAAGAAATACAAAATAAAAAGGAAATGAAACTGTTTGTTACATTTCCTTTTTCAATTTATAAAAATAACAGTTCTTGGGTACCTCCTATTATAAAGGATGAATTGGAAACGTTTGATCAAAGTAGCAACCCTGTTTTTGAACACGCAACAGCTCGTTTTTTTATTGCCTATAAAAATGATAAAATAGCGGGTAGAATAGCCGCTATCATAAATACGTACGAGGTAAATCAACAAAGCATAAAAAAAATGCGTTTTGGTTGGTATGACACTATTGATGATTTGGAAGTAAGTCGTGCCTTAATAGAAAAAGTAAAAGAAATCGGATTTCAAAACGAACTTGAATATATTGAAGGACCAGTTGGCTTTAACAACTTAGATAAGACTGGAGTACTAACTGATGGTTTTGATCATATTGGAACTATGATTACTTGGTATCATAACCCATATCAACACAAACATTTAGAACAACTCGGTTTTATAAAAGAGAAAGAATATTTAGAAAATAAGTTTTCATTTGTTAATGTTGATTTTGAAAAGTACCACAAGGCTAGTACCATCATTAAGAAGAGATATCAATTAACTGCTCTTAACTTCTCTAAAACTAAAGATATAATGCCTTATGTAGATGAGATGTTTGATTTGTTTAGTAAAACATATTCAAAACTATCTACCTACGTACCTATCTCTCAAAATCAAATAGAGTATTTCAAAAAGAAATATATCAGCTTTATCAACCCTGAATACATTAAGTTTGTTCTAAACAAAGAAGGAAAATTAGTTGCTTTTGCAATTGTAATGCCTTCATTCTCAAAAGCATTACAAAAAGCAAATGGAAAATTGTTCCCTTTTGGGATTTTTCACCTTTTAAAAGCAAGAAAACATGCCAAAGATGTTACCTTTTATTTGATTGGTGTACATCCAGAATATCAAAATAAAGGTGTTGTTGCAACCATATTCGAAGAATTTCATAAAACATTTACCAAAAAAGGCATAATAAACTGTATACGAACTCCTGAACTAGAAAATAATACAGCCATTCATCAAATTTGGAAAAACTTTGACCCTACAACCCATAAAAGAAGAAGAACCTATAAACTTGATTTATAA
- a CDS encoding 16S rRNA (uracil(1498)-N(3))-methyltransferase produces the protein MQLFYNSEISKETTQIHFEKDESRHIIKVLRKKENDILKITNGKGLLFDAEIIIANDKKCVANIVNIEEKNKSRDYYLHVVIAPTKSNDRLEWFLEKATEIGIDEITPIICKNSERKVVKIDRLSKIVQSAMKQSLQFTLPKLNAPVKFSDFIDQDFNSQLFIAHCEENSEKKYLKTEIIPKGAYTILIGPEGDFSNDEILKSLSKGFTPISLGLNRLRTETAGISVVQSIAFLHQ, from the coding sequence ATGCAGCTTTTTTATAACTCAGAAATATCAAAAGAAACCACCCAAATTCATTTTGAAAAAGATGAAAGTAGGCATATCATAAAGGTATTACGAAAAAAAGAGAACGATATTTTAAAAATCACAAACGGTAAAGGACTTCTTTTTGATGCTGAAATAATTATTGCCAATGATAAAAAGTGCGTGGCAAATATTGTTAATATTGAAGAGAAAAATAAATCACGTGATTATTATTTACATGTGGTTATAGCTCCAACAAAAAGTAACGATCGTTTAGAGTGGTTTTTAGAAAAAGCTACAGAAATAGGAATTGATGAAATAACCCCTATTATTTGTAAAAATTCTGAAAGAAAAGTAGTCAAAATTGATAGGCTTTCTAAAATTGTGCAATCTGCAATGAAACAATCTTTACAGTTTACACTTCCAAAACTAAATGCTCCAGTTAAGTTTTCTGATTTTATTGATCAAGATTTTAATAGTCAATTATTCATTGCTCATTGCGAAGAAAATTCTGAAAAAAAATATTTAAAAACTGAAATTATTCCTAAAGGAGCTTATACTATTTTAATTGGCCCAGAAGGAGATTTTTCTAATGATGAAATCTTAAAAAGCTTATCAAAAGGATTTACACCAATCTCGTTAGGATTAAATCGTCTTAGAACAGAAACAGCCGGTATATCAGTAGTACAAAGTATTGCCTTTCTACACCAATAA
- a CDS encoding helix-turn-helix domain-containing protein, whose amino-acid sequence MIYLNLLILAISLNNFQSWVIERKLFQHRFALDYIEVPWIFLGMPFLYMFLVHYLNIEKKTFNILKIAIPMFFIMTLAQIVFVLKNSGLHPQENLDYVYEKYTTTEEIVSFVTSISLFIYSFLILLRKEKLFEKIQSYDNLKWLYTFFKLTSVGYLLWMVALIITVSLNYTDFIFSYYPLRVYTTVLIYWLGYQGIRQLRILKERKVIREGIQKGNSKSTPNVIPTKVSYHVKSHNVSETQLEKHKEQFEVIDNYIKKNNKFLESKYTLQNLSFDTELSSSTLSVIINNIAGKTFTDYLNEMRVEQAKSLLLAPEFSNYTITSIGLESGFNSKSTFYTVFKKHTGITPFEFKSSILITN is encoded by the coding sequence ATGATATACCTAAACCTTCTTATACTTGCTATTTCATTGAACAACTTCCAATCTTGGGTCATTGAACGCAAATTATTTCAACATCGATTTGCTCTAGATTATATTGAGGTACCATGGATTTTTCTTGGAATGCCGTTTCTTTACATGTTTTTAGTTCATTACCTAAACATCGAAAAAAAAACATTCAATATTCTTAAAATAGCGATTCCAATGTTTTTCATAATGACATTAGCTCAAATTGTATTTGTACTGAAAAACAGTGGTCTTCATCCTCAAGAAAACTTAGATTACGTATATGAAAAGTATACAACGACTGAGGAAATAGTGAGCTTCGTAACTTCTATTTCTTTGTTCATCTATTCTTTCTTGATTTTATTGAGAAAAGAAAAACTATTTGAAAAGATTCAATCTTATGATAATTTAAAGTGGTTATACACTTTTTTTAAACTTACCAGTGTTGGCTATCTACTTTGGATGGTTGCTTTAATAATAACCGTTAGTTTAAACTATACAGATTTTATCTTTTCTTATTACCCTCTAAGAGTTTACACAACCGTACTTATTTACTGGTTAGGTTATCAAGGCATAAGACAATTACGAATTTTAAAAGAAAGAAAAGTTATACGTGAGGGAATTCAAAAAGGAAATTCTAAAAGCACCCCTAATGTTATTCCTACAAAAGTTTCCTACCATGTAAAAAGTCATAATGTATCTGAAACACAATTAGAAAAGCACAAGGAACAATTTGAAGTAATTGATAATTATATTAAAAAGAATAATAAATTCCTTGAAAGTAAATACACTTTACAAAATTTATCCTTTGACACAGAACTAAGTTCAAGTACACTCTCTGTAATAATTAATAATATTGCTGGAAAAACTTTTACCGATTATTTAAATGAAATGAGAGTTGAGCAAGCTAAATCATTATTATTGGCTCCAGAGTTTTCAAATTACACTATTACTTCTATTGGGTTAGAGTCAGGATTTAACTCTAAATCTACTTTTTACACCGTTTTTAAAAAACATACTGGAATCACTCCATTTGAATTCAAAAGCTCTATTTTAATTACTAATTAA
- a CDS encoding DUF4159 domain-containing protein, giving the protein MKLLFSFLLLVSLNIQGQEIAILKYKGGGDWYANPTSLPNLINFSNINSKTTISKNVATINSDDEDIFNYPIVFVTGHGNIFFSADDIENLRNYLKSGGFIHISDNYGFDKYVRRELKKLFPELELKEIPVNHPIFHQTFKFNNGLPKIHEHDKKAPQALGLFYNERLIVFYDYESDLSDGWEDQSVHNNPKEVREKALKMGANILEYAFNN; this is encoded by the coding sequence ATGAAATTACTGTTTAGCTTTCTTCTTCTTGTCTCATTAAATATACAAGGTCAAGAAATAGCCATATTAAAGTATAAAGGAGGTGGCGATTGGTATGCTAATCCAACTTCCTTACCGAATTTAATTAATTTCTCAAACATTAATAGTAAAACAACTATCAGTAAGAATGTTGCTACCATCAATTCAGATGATGAAGATATTTTTAATTATCCAATTGTATTCGTTACTGGGCATGGTAACATTTTCTTTTCTGCTGATGATATTGAAAACCTTAGAAACTACTTGAAATCTGGTGGGTTTATACATATTTCAGACAATTATGGCTTTGACAAATATGTAAGACGCGAGTTAAAAAAACTATTTCCAGAGTTAGAACTCAAAGAAATACCAGTAAACCATCCTATTTTTCATCAAACATTTAAATTTAACAACGGCCTTCCTAAAATACACGAACACGATAAAAAAGCTCCACAAGCTCTAGGACTTTTTTATAATGAAAGACTTATTGTGTTTTATGATTATGAAAGTGACTTAAGTGATGGATGGGAAGATCAATCAGTACATAACAACCCCAAAGAAGTAAGAGAAAAAGCTTTAAAAATGGGGGCTAATATCCTTGAATATGCTTTTAATAACTAA
- a CDS encoding bile acid:sodium symporter family protein, translated as MLLITNQTPIDSIKINFDTEALWLLNIALAIIMFGVALSITIDDFKRLIKNPKILVVGLLSQFILLPFLTFLAILIIKPHPSFALGMMLVAACPGGNVSNFFSKMANANAALSVSLTAFATVFCLIMTPLNLEFWGSLYEPTNNILKEIQLNPYELFKLVLLILGIPLVLGMIVNHYHPLMAEKINKILRPFSITVFMILIIVALYDNADIFKNHIHLVLFLVIFHNIFAYFIGYFTAKSFRLAKKDIKTITIETGIQNSGLGLLLVFGFFEGLGGMALLTAFWGVWDLFSGMALATYWGRKKK; from the coding sequence ATGCTTTTAATAACTAATCAAACCCCTATAGACAGTATTAAAATAAATTTTGATACTGAAGCTTTATGGTTATTAAATATTGCTTTAGCAATTATCATGTTTGGTGTTGCTCTTTCTATAACTATTGACGATTTTAAAAGATTGATTAAAAACCCCAAAATTTTAGTTGTAGGACTGCTGTCTCAATTTATTCTTTTACCTTTTTTAACATTTTTAGCTATTCTTATTATTAAACCTCATCCTAGTTTTGCACTAGGAATGATGTTAGTAGCTGCTTGCCCAGGAGGTAATGTTTCAAATTTTTTCAGTAAAATGGCTAATGCAAATGCAGCACTTTCAGTTAGTTTAACTGCCTTTGCTACTGTTTTTTGTTTGATCATGACTCCTTTAAATTTAGAGTTTTGGGGCAGTCTTTATGAACCTACAAACAATATTTTAAAAGAGATACAATTAAATCCATACGAGCTTTTTAAGCTTGTTCTATTGATTTTAGGCATACCCTTGGTACTTGGAATGATTGTCAATCATTATCACCCCCTAATGGCTGAAAAAATCAATAAAATACTTCGACCTTTTTCTATTACTGTTTTTATGATTTTAATCATCGTTGCTCTTTATGACAATGCAGATATTTTTAAGAACCATATTCATTTAGTTTTATTTCTAGTAATATTCCATAATATCTTTGCGTACTTCATAGGCTATTTTACTGCAAAATCTTTCAGACTTGCAAAAAAGGATATAAAAACAATTACAATAGAAACTGGTATTCAAAATAGTGGATTAGGTTTACTATTAGTTTTTGGTTTTTTTGAAGGTTTAGGAGGAATGGCATTATTAACTGCCTTTTGGGGAGTATGGGATTTATTTTCAGGAATGGCATTGGCAACCTATTGGGGAAGAAAAAAGAAATAA
- a CDS encoding lysophospholipid acyltransferase family protein, whose protein sequence is MKTLLYYLVKLYIKTGLYFYSKKIRVIGSENVPKKGAVLFLANHPNGLVDPLFIATNTSRKTFFLVRAAVFKNKIVAFLFDLIGMMPIYRIRDGIKELSKNDAIFNKCYDILGSKKSLLIFPEGSHNRKRTVRPLSKGFTRIVFGTIDKYPNLPIHLVPVGITYQNSSTYPCKIALHYGNAIIANDYYNKENINQSANQLKSNVQDALERLCVHIPTSEYEHTNNLLNTANIDFTNVEYTNQIIQDKVLPVNTPKKKKNIVLLSLVIINSFIPYFLWKTASKKVDEIEFVDTFRFAMTIVLFPLFYALQAFIIYRVMNNISYAVLYFLFSILLVLLYTKTSTTNSE, encoded by the coding sequence ATGAAAACGTTATTATACTATTTAGTTAAACTATATATTAAAACTGGGCTCTATTTTTATTCTAAAAAAATAAGAGTTATTGGTTCTGAGAATGTCCCTAAAAAAGGCGCCGTATTATTTTTAGCAAATCACCCTAATGGTTTAGTAGACCCTTTATTTATTGCTACTAACACATCAAGGAAAACATTTTTCTTGGTAAGAGCTGCCGTTTTTAAAAATAAGATTGTCGCTTTTTTATTTGATTTGATTGGAATGATGCCTATTTACAGGATACGCGATGGAATAAAAGAACTTTCTAAAAATGATGCTATTTTTAACAAATGCTATGACATCCTTGGAAGTAAAAAATCTTTATTAATATTCCCTGAAGGAAGTCATAACAGAAAAAGAACAGTAAGACCATTAAGTAAAGGGTTTACTCGTATTGTTTTCGGAACTATTGATAAATATCCTAATTTACCAATACATCTCGTTCCTGTAGGAATTACCTATCAAAACTCTTCTACTTACCCTTGTAAAATTGCCTTACATTATGGAAATGCAATTATAGCTAATGACTATTATAATAAAGAAAACATTAATCAATCTGCAAATCAGTTAAAAAGCAACGTACAAGATGCATTAGAGAGGCTTTGCGTACATATTCCTACATCAGAATACGAACACACAAATAACCTTTTAAACACTGCTAATATTGATTTTACCAATGTAGAATACACAAATCAAATAATTCAGGATAAAGTTCTTCCAGTTAATACTCCCAAAAAGAAAAAGAACATCGTCCTACTATCTCTTGTTATCATAAATTCTTTCATTCCGTATTTTCTATGGAAAACAGCTTCTAAAAAAGTAGATGAAATTGAGTTTGTAGATACATTTAGGTTTGCAATGACTATTGTATTGTTTCCTCTATTTTACGCATTACAAGCTTTTATAATCTATAGAGTTATGAACAACATAAGCTATGCTGTTTTATATTTCCTTTTCTCAATACTCTTAGTTCTTTTATACACAAAAACTAGCACTACTAATTCAGAATAG